A stretch of the Carassius carassius chromosome 6, fCarCar2.1, whole genome shotgun sequence genome encodes the following:
- the LOC132142710 gene encoding serine/threonine-protein kinase 10-like — protein MSFFNFLKIFKLGAEKKKKQYDHVHRDANPEEIWEIVGELGDGAFGKVFKAQNKQTGIFAAAKVIDTKTEDELEDYMVEIDILASCDHPNIVKLLDAFYYETKLWILIEFCAGGAVDAVMLELERPLTEPQIRVVCKHTLDALQYLHDNKVIHRDLKAGNILLTLDGEVKLADFGVSAKNTKTIQRRDSFIGTPYWMAPEVVMCETSKDRPYDYKADIWSLGVTLIELAQIEPPNHEMNPMRVLLKIAKAEPPTLQQPSKWSPQFNDFLKHALEKNVDNRWSTAQLLQHPFVSSVTDNRPLRELIAEAKAEVTEEIEELKEEEEEEDHEGNLLLPGHKRASSDASVGSSEDEKLPPTPSTLESVPEKIEEVATPRPPDDHVITGIKTEQVPLKVDEKHIEDVAEPGSKEQQVEVSPKEPKAEEMPVEPPADAIVQSEEQRVKPEADILEEEKEVVGNGELLKEVSASDIYSLETPTEPVKQAVPDEPIPTSPLKEEESVEEKEKPELEEKQSPVKPRYVKKQDSDSGISSSADNSSIDLNLSISSFISKSKEPGTVSQQDNKMQKKTLKKTRKFIVDGVEVSVTTSKILTDNDAKSEEMRFLRRQELRELRLLQKEEQRAQQQLSNKLQQQREQIYRRFEQEVTSKKRQYDTEVENMERQQKQTIERLEQEHTERLRDEAKRIKAEQDKELSKFQSALKNRKKEEQEFLQKQQQDLDSALKKIIQQHKHELATTEKDCLNNKQQLLRAREAAMWELEERHLQEKHQLHKQQLKDQYFMQRHQLLKRHEKEMEQMQRYNQRLIEEMKNKQTQERTRLPKIQRSDAKTRMAMFKKSLRITTTGLTPELERERVKQFAAQEEQRQNNERLHQQQKHRNQMRDLQTQCDANVRELQQLQNEKCHLLIEHETQKLKELDEEHSAELKDWRDKLKPRKKALEEEFVRKLKEQEMFFKMSGESACLNPSTQSRISKFYPVPSVQSTGF, from the exons ATGTCCTTCTTTAATTTCCTAAAAATCTTTAAATTGGGcgcagagaagaagaagaagcaatATGATCATGTGCACAGGGACGCAAATCCGGAGGAAATCTGGGAGATTGTGGGAGAACTGGGGGATGGAGCCTTTGGAAAGGTGTTCAAG GCTCAAAACAAGCAGACCGGCATTTTTGCTGCTGCAAAGGTGATTGACACCAAAACTGAAGATGAGCTGGAGGACTACATGGTAGAGATCGACATCTTGGCATCATGTGACCATCCCAATATTGTCAAGCTGCTTGACGCATTTTACTACGAGACCAAACTGTGG ATACTGATAGAGTTCTGTGCCGGCGGAGCCGTCGATGCTGTCATGCTCG aactgGAAAGGCCTCTGACGGAGCCGCAGATCAGGGTGGTTTGTAAGCACACTCTTGATGCTCTGCAGTATCTGCATGACAACAAGGTGATCCACAGAGACCTGAAGGCTGGAAACATCCTGCTCACCCTCGACGGAGAAGTCAAACTGG CGGACTTTGGGGTGTCTGCCAAGAACACAAAGACCATCCAGCGAAGAGACTCTTTCATTGGAACGCCTTACTG GATGGCCCCAGAGGTCGTGATGTGCGAGACGTCTAAGGACAGGCCGTATGACTATAAGGCTGATATTTGGTCTCTAGGAGTCACTCTGATCGAGCTGGCCCAGATCGAACCGCCCAACCATGAGATGAATCCAATGAGAGTTCTGCTCAAGATCGCCAAAGCTGAGCCGCCTACTCTCCAGCAGCCTTCAAAATG GTCTCCTCAGTTTAATGACTTCCTGAAACACGCGCTGGAAAAGAACGTGGACAACAGGTGGAGCACAGCACAACTTCTTCAG CACCCCTTTGTAAGTAGTGTGACTGACAACCGACCCCTGCGGGAGCTCATCGCAGAGGCCAAGGCAGAGGTCACAGAGGAGATAGAGGAGCtgaaggaggaagaggaggaagaagatcaTGAAGGAAACCTG CTGCTTCCTGGACACAAACGTGCATCATCTGATGCTAGCGTTGGAAGCTCTGAAGACGAGAAGCTTCCTCCGACGCCGTCCACATTGGAGTCTGTTCCTGAGAAGATCGAGGAGGTGGCTACACCAAGACCTCCAGACGATCATGTTATAACTGGAATAAAGACAGAACAAGTACCTCTGAAGGTAGATGAGAAACACATCGAGGATGTAGCAGAACCTGGATCCAAGGAACAACAAGTGGAAGTATCTCCAAAGGAACCTAAAGCTGAAGAGATGCCTGTAGAACCACCTGCTGACGCAATAGTCCAGTCGGAGGAGCAGAGAGTAAAACCTGAGGCAGATATACTGGAAGAGGAAAAGGAGGTGGTGGGCAATGGTGAACTCCTAAAGGAAGTGTCTGCATCAGACATTTATTCACTGGAGACACCAACAGAACCAGTTAAACAAGCTGTGCCTGATGAACCTATCCCAACATCTCCACTGAAAGAAGAAGAGAGCGTTGAGGAAAAGGAGAAACCTGAACTGGAAGAGAAGCAAAGCCCAGTGAAACCCAGGTATGTGAAGAAGCAAGACTCTGACTCTGGGATCAGTTCTTCTGCCGACAACAGCAGCATAGACCTGAACTTATCCATCTCCAGCTTCATTAGCAAATCCAAGGAGCCAGGAACCGTCTCTCAGCAG GACAACAAGATGCAGAAGAAAACTCTGAAAAAGACTCGCAAGTTCATCGTGGATGGTGTAGAAGTCAGTGTAACGACGTCCAAGATCCTCACAGACAATGACGCCAAAAGTGAGGAGATGAGATTCCTCCG GCGTCAGGAGCTGAGGGAGTTGAGACTTCTGCAGAAAGAAGAGCAGCGAGCCCAACAGCAGCTCAGCAACAAACtccagcagcagagagagcagatCTACAGACGCTTCGAACAGGAAGTCACG AGTAAGAAGCGTCAGTATGATACGGAGGTGGAGAATATGGAGCGGCAGCAGAAACAGACCATCGAGCGTCTGGAGCAGGAACACACCGAGCGTCTCAGAGACGAGGCCAAACGCATCAAAGCTGAGCAGGACAAAGAGCTTTCCAAGTTTCAGAGCGCGCTCAAGAACCGCAAGAAAGAG gAGCAAGAATTTCTTCAGAAGCAGCAGCAGGATCTGGACAGCGCTCTGAAGAAGATCATTCAGCAGCACAAACATGAGCTGGCCACTACAGAGAAAGACTGTCTCAACAACAAGCAGCAGCTCCTGAGAG CCAGAGAAGCCGCGATGTGGGAGCTAGAAGAGCGTCACCTACAGGAAAAACACCAGCTACACAAACAGCAACTGAAAGACCAGTACTTCATGCAAAGACACCAGCTACTCAAAAGACATGAGAAG GAAATGGAGCAGATGCAGAGGTATAACCAGCGTCTGATAGAGGAGATGAAGAACAAACAGACGCAGGAAAGAACCAGACTGCCTAAGATCCAGCGCAGTGATGCTAAGACCCGCATGGCCATGTTCAAAAAGAGTCTGCGCATCACGACCACAGGGCTCACGCCGGAACTGGAACGTGAGAGAGTCAAACAG TTTGCAGCACAGGAGGAGCAGAGACAAAATAACGAGCGTCTCCATCAACAACAGAAACATCGCAATCAGATGAGAGATCTGCAGACGCAGTGTGACGCCAACGTCAGAGAACTACAGCAGCTGCAG AATGAGAAGTGCCATCTTTTGATCGAGCATGAGACTCAGAAGCTGAAGGAGCTGGATGAGGAGCACAGCGCAGAGCTCAAGGACTGGAGAGACAAACTCAAACCCCGCAAGAAG GCCCTTGAGGAAGAGTTCGTCCGTAAGCTAAAGGAACAGgaaatgttcttcaaaatgaGCGGGGAGTCTGCATGCCTTAACCCCTCCACCCAGAGCCGGATCTCAAAGTTCTACCCCGTCCCGAGCGTCCAGTCCACCGGATTTTAA
- the col17a1a gene encoding collagen, type XVII, alpha 1a, translating to MDKLTTTKIVKAEGGSGGSGKETQKHTETVTTTRLTSLPPKGHSSSSSSQQALTSTVNSSGSGGASGGAVLVEKKIFTQSSAEGGAFRSYVISSSSSGSSGSSSSGAGSVISGFDEISREISVTGPISSSTVKSSSSAVKSSSSVSTSITKVGGSSATGGDLSSGYGSVSSSELVSGSSGGSVSVSGGGMNISRGGGGGTGSSAVMSAAGTSSSMTVTKFSSSSPGGTRKALSYSKVPAERKTSLNLHTGGYEGSSSGNSSPEYVKKEYVSTSVATRGRTHTRESEIRARLQSASPSTRWTELDDVKRLLKGSRSGSISPPRSPTNTLPIPKKASVDTRHESQSGYDGTVLDAGFSGYYTNPNNLSYTTLQQPSSPTGGMQNNRTLSSSAFGYGMHNNLSTSGGALMVNGISTGQVYGAQKNVGSAGFATTVTTVPSSPITADDVFVKDGKFIAIGKENVAAKKESERLIMSKNTGKQFVTSTTSAGADSEDSLKREKKMISSITESTMTASRASTKDKATYAEIRKDESDEAGLGFCSCCSWWKWLLALILGLLLLLGLLCGLIALGEEVRKLKARVDAIDGGERAVSARTSRLSASSAVNIIDPLESSYAERISGVRADNTINLGSAAAAQDPVVLERTIQQILRSELQSDTIRASLATSLKGERGEPGPKGDQGPPGVKGDTGFPGISGPPGIIGHPGQEGPRGPKGSAGESGNDGLPGPRGREGPAGHRGEPGPPGIGEKGEKGSSGDVGAPGLAGPPGPVGPKGDAGAQGVPGLSGTPGPQGFRGDSGEPGPKGDKGPAGPPGVKGDQGERGPRGSTGEPGQVGPAGPPGEKGLKGSAGAPGPDGVKGIRGDQGPIGLPGARGPSGPPGDAGIPGAPGLQGPPGLPGTPGQPGAKGEPGEPGRVISAGANTNTVGVPGPPGPPGAPGPAGPPGLSGPIGPAGLPGPPGSKGDRGDKGEDGKPGVSESTGKKATSEPGPPGPPGLPGPPGPSGKDGKPGIGQPGPPGEKGEPGSFVPTSETFFAGPPGPPGPKGSQGDIGPQGFPGQPGLPGEPGIGIPGQPGIPGPRGEQGPEGPPGPLGPQGPVGPMGPEGPKGDAGVPGAPGIPGYSYGGGSRSAPGPPGPPGPPGPPGAPGSSGGGSPDVVQQISDYLRSEPIREYLTGPPGPPGPPGSPGSGSEDSLANRVIEYLQRDEVRQYLIGPPGPPGPPGGPGGYGFNTQEVAGRVLGLLNDAGFTGLPGPPGPPGPQGPPGGSGGIVSYAVNENQPQIRAEPQEYIKSHPSSDENLDYAVIAKKVSDYIMYHGPPGRTGAPGRPGDHGPPGPPGPTGPPGRTGAPGRPGDHGPPEPTGPPGPPGISPELPYSNMTAIIDYIRDHRMIGPQGIPGQKGDEGAPGFPGPIGPRGAPGPPGMKGEKGI from the exons ATGGACAAGCTAACCACAACCAAGATTGTGAAAGCAGAAGGGGGATCTGGAGGATCAGGAAAAG AAACCCAAAAACACACAGAAACTGTAACAACTACAAGACTGACATCTCTACCTCCAA AGGGACACAGCAGCTCCTCGAGCAGTCAGCAGGCACTGACCTCCACTGTGAACAGCTCAGGCTCTGGAGGAGCTTCAGGTGGAGCTGTTCTGGTGGAGAAGAAGATCTTCACCCAGAGCAGCGCTGAAGGAGGCGCTTTCAGAAGTTATGTCATATCCT CCTCCTCGTCTGGAAGTTCAGGCAGCAGCAGTTCAGGAGCAGGATCTGTGATTAGTGGATTTGACGAAATATCTCGTGAAATCAGTGTAACCGGACCCATTAGTAGCTCTACAGTTAAAAGTTCTAGCTCTGCAGTTAAAAGCTCTAGCAGTGTCTCTACCTCCATCACGAAAGTAGGTGGTTCTTCAGCAACAGGAGGAGATCTTTCCTCTGGATACGGGTCCGTCTCCTCCTCTGAGTTAGTGTCTGGATCCTCAGGCGGTTCTGTTAGTGTTTCTGGAGGTGGTATGAACATATCCAGAGGTGGAGGAGGTGGCACTGGCTCCTCTGCAGTCATGTCTGCCGCAGGTACTTCCAGCTCCATGACTGTGACCAAGTTCAGCTCCTCGTCGCCTGGTGGAACAAGGAAAGCTTTGAGTTACAGCAAAGTTCCTGCAGAGAGGAAGACCAGTCTGAACCTTCACACTGGAGGTTATGAGG GGAGCTCCAGTGGCAATTCATCCCCTGAATACGTAAAGAAAGAATATG TTTCGACAAGTGTTGCCACTAGAGGACGCACGCACACACGAG aGAGTGAGATCAGGGCCAGATTGCAGAGTGCCTCTCCTTCCACTAGAT GGACAGAGCTGGATGATGTGAAGAGATTACTGAAGGGAAGTCGCTCCGGGAGCATTAGTCCACCTCGCTCTCCCACCAACACTCTACCTATCCCGAAAAAAGCCAGTGTGGACACCCGTCATGAGAGCCAGTCAG GTTATGACGGAACAGTCCTGGATGCTGGATTCAGCGGATATTACACCAACCCAAACAATCTCAGTTACACCACTCTGCAACAACCATCATCTCCCACAG GTGGCATGCAGAATAATCGGACCCTCAGCTCATCTGCCTTCG GATATGGGATGCATAATAACCTGTCAACATCTGGTGGTGCTCTCATGGTTAATGGAATCAGTACTGGCCAAG TGTATGGGGCACAGAAGAATGTTGGCAGCGCTGGATTTGCCACCactgttacta CTGTTCCCAGCAGCCCTATCACCGCTGATGATGTGTTTGTGAAAGATGGCAAGTTTATTGCGATTGGAAAAGAAAATGTAGCAGctaagaaagagagtgagagactgATCATGTCCAAAAACACTGGCAAACAGTTCGTCACTTCCACCACCAGTGCTGGAGCAG atTCTGAAGATTCGCTTAAGAGGGAGAAAAAGATGATCTCCAGCATTACAGAATCCACAATGACTG cttccagaGCCTCAACAAAAGACAAGGCAACCTATGCAG AGATCCGTAAGGATGAGTCTGACGAGGCAGGACTAGGATTCTGTTCCTGCTGCTCGTGGTGGAAGTGGCTTCTGGCGTTGATCTTAGGTCTTCTCCTTCTGCTGGGACTTCTCTGTGGTCTCATCGCACTGG GTGAGGAGGTCCGGAAGCTAAAGGCTCGTGTGGACGCTATTGATGGCGGAGAAAGAGCAGTCTCTGCTCGAACCAGTCGTTTGTCCGCCTCCTCGGCTGTGAACATCATTGATCCACTGGAGTCTTCATACGCTGAGCGCATCTCTGGTGTCCGTGCCGATAACACTATAAACCTGGGTTCAGCAGCTGCTGCACAAGACCCTGTGGTTCTGGAGAGGACCATCCAACAGATCCTCAGATCTGAACTTCAGTCAGACACCATTAGAG CTTCACTGGCAACTTCACTTAAGGGCGAGAGAGGAGAACCTGGGCCTAAAG GAGACCAAGGACCTCCTGGAGTGAAAG GTGATACAGGGTTTCCTGGGATTTcag GTCCTCCTGGAATCATTGGTCATCCTGGACAGGAAGGTCCTCGAGGACCCAAAGGAAGTGCAG GTGAATCGGGAAACGATGGTTTACCTGGGCCGAGGGGTCGAGAGGGGCCAGCGGGCCACAGAGGAGAACCAGGACCCCCAGGAATTGGAGAGAAAGGAGAGAAAG GTTCTTCTGGCGATGTTGGTGCACCTGGGTTAGCAGGACCACCAGGCCCTGTGGGTCCCAAAG GGGATGCAGGTGCACAAGGCGTACCAGGTCTTTCAGGAACTCCTGGACCCCAAGGCTTCCGTGGAGACTCTGGTGAACCTGGACCTAagg GGGATAAAGGACCTGCAGGGCCACCTGGGGTCAAAG GCGATCAAGGAGAGAGAGGTCCACGTGGTTCCACTG GTGAGCCAGGTCAGGTCGGACCAGCCGGGCCTCCTGGTGAGAAAGGTCTTAAAGGATCAGCAG GTGCTCCTGGGCCAGATGGTGTTAAAGGAATTCGAG GCGATCAAGGTCCGATTGGGTTGCCTGGAGCTCGGGGACCCTCAGGGCCTCCTGGAGACGCAGGAATACCAG GTGCACCAGGACTCCAAGGACCACCAG GTCTGCCAGGTACTCCTGGCCAGCCAGGAGCTAAag GTGAGCCCGGTGAGCCCGGAAGAGTCATTTCTGCAG GCGCTAATACTAACACTGTGGGTGTACCTGGACCACCTGGACCTCCTGGAGCTCCGGGTCCTGCTGGACCACCTGGACTATCAG GTCCTATCGGTCCTGCTGGTCTTCCTGGTCCACCtg GTTCAAAGGGAGATAGAGGAGACAAAGGAGAAGATGGGAAGCCTGGAGTCTCTGAGAGCACAGGGA AGAAAGCTACTTCTGAACCTGGTCCTCCTGGCCCACCTGGTCTGCCAGGACCACCTGGACCATCGGGGAAGGATGGAAAACCAG GTATTGGTCAACCTGGTCCTCCTGGTGAAAAAGGTGAACCAGGAAGCTTTGTACCTACTTCAG AAACCTTCTTTGCTGGACCACCTGGGCCTCCTGGACCAAAGGGATCACAAG GTGATATTGGTCCTCAAGGTTTCCCTG GCCAGCCTGGATTACCTGGAGAACCTGGAATCG GTATTCCAGGACAGCCAGGGATACCAGGACCACGTGGAGAACAAGGTCCTGAGGGTCCACCAGGACCACTGGGACCTCAAGGGCCAGTGGGTCCCATGGGACCAGAAGGTCCAAAAG GTGATGCTGGAGTCCCAGGGGCCCCTGGCATTCCAGGATACTCCTACG GTGGAGGATCCAGAAGCGCTCCAGGACCACCAGGTCCACCTGGACCCCCAGGGCCTCCCGGAGCACCCGGTTCATCGGGTGGCGGCTCACCAGATGTTGTTCAACAGATCTCAGACTACCTTAGAA GTGAGCCCATCAGAGAATACCTGACTGGACCTCCAGGCCCACCTGGACCACCAGGATCTCCCGGATCAGGCTCTGAAGATTCGCTAGCTAACCGTGTCATTGAATACCTTCAAA GAGATGAGGTGAGGCAGTACCTGATTGGTCCTCCAGGGCCCCCAGGACCCCCAGGTGGGCCAGGTGGATATGGCTTTAACACTCAGGAAGTTGCTGGACGAGTGCTGGGTCTGTTGAATG ATGCTGGTTTCACAGGTCTGCCAGGACCTCCCGGTCCCCCAGGACCTCAAGGACCACCAGGAGGCTCTGGAGGAATAGTGTCTTACGCTGTTAATGAAAACCAACCACAAATCCGTGCAGAGCCTCAGGAGTATATCAAAA GCCACCCAAGCTCTGATGAGAATTTGGATTATGCAGTCATCGCTAAAAAGGTTTCAGATTACATAATGT ACCATGGACCCCCTGGACGCACCGGAGCCCCTGGACGCCCTGGAGACCATGGACCCCCTGGACCCCCTGGACCCACCGGACCCCCTGGACGCACCGGAGCCCCTGGACGCCCTGGAGACCATGGACCCCCTGAACCCACCGGACCCCCTGGACCTCCAGGAATCAGTCCAGAACTTCCTTACTCTAACATGACTGCAATCATAGACTACATCAGAG ACCACCGTATGATTGGACCACAAGGTATACCAGGGCAGAAAGGGGATGAAGGAGCTCCTGGATTTCCAGGACCAATAG GCCCCCGAGGCGCCCCAGGCCCCCCAGGAATGAAAGGAGAGAAGGGTATTTGA